Proteins encoded by one window of Seriola aureovittata isolate HTS-2021-v1 ecotype China chromosome 4, ASM2101889v1, whole genome shotgun sequence:
- the LOC130167933 gene encoding beta-galactosidase-1-like protein 2 isoform X1, which produces MISLPKFPTRHHPEVRRMSRLEGLRDHSSQFTLEGEPFLILGGSIHYFRVPRAYWEDRLLKMKACGLNTLTTYVPWNLHESERGTFNFQDQLDLRAYVSLAAELGLWVILRPGPYICAEWDLGGLPSWLLQDKDMQLRTTYPGFVDAVNLYFDKLVSVIKPLMFEEGGPIIAVQVENEYGSYAKDEKYMAFIKNCLQARGINELLLTSDNWEGLRFGGVEGVLKTINLQRLSFGAIQHLADMQPQKPLMVMEYWSGWFDVWGENHHVFHAVDMLAVVSEILERGVSINLYMFHGGTSFGFMNGAMDFGAYRPQVTSYDYDAPLSEAGDCTPKYQLLRTLFSQYHSEPLPEVPPPQERRAYDPAVIQQHLSLWDSLHFTDKPYRSERPVNMESLPVNNSNGQSYGYTLYETTISSGGTLNSRNNIRDRALVFVDKQCVGSLDNKTHELTLPDGKGERMLSLLVENCGRVNYGKALDEQRKGIVGDILLNHSPLRGFTIFCLDMKPGFMKRLINSGQWKSDLKSPSVPGFFQARLYVDGPPRDTFIILPGWGKGAVFVNGQNLGRHWFIGPQHFLYLPGPWLRSGENQIVVFEEQKADDKILFAENPDHGKTIDVYKLPFCTLL; this is translated from the exons ATGATAAGTCTTCCTAAG tTCCCCACTAGACACCACCCTGAAGTGAGGAGAATGAGCCGCTTGGAGGGACTGAGGGACCACTCGTCTCAGTTCACTTTGGAGGGAGAGCCCTTTCTTATCCTGGGAGGCTCCATCCATTACTTCCGTGTCCCCAGAGCCTACTGGGAGGATCGGCTGCTGAAGATGAAGGCCTGTGGCCTCAATACTCTCACAAC atatGTGCCATGGAACCTGCACGAGTCTGAGAGAGGAACATTCAACTTTCAGGATCAGCTGGACCTTAG GGCTTATGTCAGTTTAGCAGCAGAGTTGGGTCTCTGGGTCATCCTGCGTCCTGGGCCTTACATATGCGCTGAATGGGATTTGGGCGGGTTACCTAG ctggTTGTTACAAGACAAAGACATGCAGCTGAGGACAACTTATCCTGGATTTGTAGATGCTGTCAACCTCTACTTTGACAAGCTTGTCTCAGTTATCAAACCTCTGATG tttgaagAGGGAGGCCCAATCATTGCAGTGCAAGTTGAGAACGAGTATGGATCATATGCAAAAGATGAGAAATACATGGCATTTATAAAGAAT TGTCTCCAGGCCAGAGGGATCAATGAGCTCCTGCTGACTTCAGACAACTGGGAGGGCTTGAGAtttggaggagtggagggag ttctaaaaacaataaatcttcAGAGACTGTCATTTGGAGCGATCCAGCACTTGGCTGACATGCAG CCCCAGAAACCTCTAATGGTGATGGAGTACTGGTCTGGGTGGTTTGATGTCTGGGGGGAGAATCACCATGTCTTCCATGCTGTGG ACATGCTAGCTGTGGTGTCAGAGATCCTGGAGCGAGGTGTTTCCATCAATCTGTACATGTTTCATGGTGGAACCAGCTTTGGCTTCATGAATGGAGCGATGGACTTTGGCGCCTACAGACCTCAGGTCACCAGTTATG ATTATGACGCTCCTTTATCTGAGGCTGGAGATTGCACCCCAAAATATCAACTGTTGAGGACTTTATTCAGCCAGTACCACT CTGAGCCTCTGCCTGAAGTGCCCCCTCCTCAGGAGCGAAGAGCATACGACCCGGCTGTCATCCAGCAGCACCTGTCACTGTGGGACAGCCTGCACTTCACCGACAAG CCATACAGGTCAGAGAGGCCAGTGAACATGGAGAGTCTACCTGTCAACAATAGCAACGGTCAGTCGTATGGTTACACACTGTATGAAACCACCATCAGCAGTGGAGGAACCCTCAACTCCAGGAACAACATCAGAGATAGAGCATTG GTTTTTGTGGACAAACAATGTGTAGGTAGTTTGGACAACAAGACTCATGAGCTGACCCTCCCTGATGGAAAG GGAGAAAGGATGTTGAGCTTACTCGTGGAGAACTGTGGAAGAGTGAACTACGGGAAAGCTCTGGATGAACAACGCAAAG GTATTGTGGGAGACATTCTGTTGAATCACAGCCCCCTGCGAGGATTTACCATCTTCTGTTTAGATATGAAGCCAGGCTTTATGAAAAG ATTAATAAATTCAGGTCAATGGAAGTCTGACCTCAAGTCGCCCTCCGTTCCAGGGTTTTTCCAGGCCAGGCTCTATGTGGATGGGCCTCCCAGAGACACCTTCATTATACTCCCT GGTTGGGGTAAAGGAGCTGTGTTTGTCAATGGACAGAACCTTGGACGCCACTGGTTCATTGGTCCTCAGCATTTCCTTTACCTCCCAGGACCTTGGCTCAGAAGTGGAGAGAATCAG ATCGTTGTTTTTGAGGAACAAAAAGCGGATGACAAAATACTGTTTGCTGAAAATCCTGATCATGGAAAGACAATTGATGTTTACAAACTCCCCTTTTGCACATTGCTGtga
- the LOC130167933 gene encoding beta-galactosidase-1-like protein 2 isoform X2: MSRLEGLRDHSSQFTLEGEPFLILGGSIHYFRVPRAYWEDRLLKMKACGLNTLTTYVPWNLHESERGTFNFQDQLDLRAYVSLAAELGLWVILRPGPYICAEWDLGGLPSWLLQDKDMQLRTTYPGFVDAVNLYFDKLVSVIKPLMFEEGGPIIAVQVENEYGSYAKDEKYMAFIKNCLQARGINELLLTSDNWEGLRFGGVEGVLKTINLQRLSFGAIQHLADMQPQKPLMVMEYWSGWFDVWGENHHVFHAVDMLAVVSEILERGVSINLYMFHGGTSFGFMNGAMDFGAYRPQVTSYDYDAPLSEAGDCTPKYQLLRTLFSQYHSEPLPEVPPPQERRAYDPAVIQQHLSLWDSLHFTDKPYRSERPVNMESLPVNNSNGQSYGYTLYETTISSGGTLNSRNNIRDRALVFVDKQCVGSLDNKTHELTLPDGKGERMLSLLVENCGRVNYGKALDEQRKGIVGDILLNHSPLRGFTIFCLDMKPGFMKRLINSGQWKSDLKSPSVPGFFQARLYVDGPPRDTFIILPGWGKGAVFVNGQNLGRHWFIGPQHFLYLPGPWLRSGENQIVVFEEQKADDKILFAENPDHGKTIDVYKLPFCTLL, from the exons ATGAGCCGCTTGGAGGGACTGAGGGACCACTCGTCTCAGTTCACTTTGGAGGGAGAGCCCTTTCTTATCCTGGGAGGCTCCATCCATTACTTCCGTGTCCCCAGAGCCTACTGGGAGGATCGGCTGCTGAAGATGAAGGCCTGTGGCCTCAATACTCTCACAAC atatGTGCCATGGAACCTGCACGAGTCTGAGAGAGGAACATTCAACTTTCAGGATCAGCTGGACCTTAG GGCTTATGTCAGTTTAGCAGCAGAGTTGGGTCTCTGGGTCATCCTGCGTCCTGGGCCTTACATATGCGCTGAATGGGATTTGGGCGGGTTACCTAG ctggTTGTTACAAGACAAAGACATGCAGCTGAGGACAACTTATCCTGGATTTGTAGATGCTGTCAACCTCTACTTTGACAAGCTTGTCTCAGTTATCAAACCTCTGATG tttgaagAGGGAGGCCCAATCATTGCAGTGCAAGTTGAGAACGAGTATGGATCATATGCAAAAGATGAGAAATACATGGCATTTATAAAGAAT TGTCTCCAGGCCAGAGGGATCAATGAGCTCCTGCTGACTTCAGACAACTGGGAGGGCTTGAGAtttggaggagtggagggag ttctaaaaacaataaatcttcAGAGACTGTCATTTGGAGCGATCCAGCACTTGGCTGACATGCAG CCCCAGAAACCTCTAATGGTGATGGAGTACTGGTCTGGGTGGTTTGATGTCTGGGGGGAGAATCACCATGTCTTCCATGCTGTGG ACATGCTAGCTGTGGTGTCAGAGATCCTGGAGCGAGGTGTTTCCATCAATCTGTACATGTTTCATGGTGGAACCAGCTTTGGCTTCATGAATGGAGCGATGGACTTTGGCGCCTACAGACCTCAGGTCACCAGTTATG ATTATGACGCTCCTTTATCTGAGGCTGGAGATTGCACCCCAAAATATCAACTGTTGAGGACTTTATTCAGCCAGTACCACT CTGAGCCTCTGCCTGAAGTGCCCCCTCCTCAGGAGCGAAGAGCATACGACCCGGCTGTCATCCAGCAGCACCTGTCACTGTGGGACAGCCTGCACTTCACCGACAAG CCATACAGGTCAGAGAGGCCAGTGAACATGGAGAGTCTACCTGTCAACAATAGCAACGGTCAGTCGTATGGTTACACACTGTATGAAACCACCATCAGCAGTGGAGGAACCCTCAACTCCAGGAACAACATCAGAGATAGAGCATTG GTTTTTGTGGACAAACAATGTGTAGGTAGTTTGGACAACAAGACTCATGAGCTGACCCTCCCTGATGGAAAG GGAGAAAGGATGTTGAGCTTACTCGTGGAGAACTGTGGAAGAGTGAACTACGGGAAAGCTCTGGATGAACAACGCAAAG GTATTGTGGGAGACATTCTGTTGAATCACAGCCCCCTGCGAGGATTTACCATCTTCTGTTTAGATATGAAGCCAGGCTTTATGAAAAG ATTAATAAATTCAGGTCAATGGAAGTCTGACCTCAAGTCGCCCTCCGTTCCAGGGTTTTTCCAGGCCAGGCTCTATGTGGATGGGCCTCCCAGAGACACCTTCATTATACTCCCT GGTTGGGGTAAAGGAGCTGTGTTTGTCAATGGACAGAACCTTGGACGCCACTGGTTCATTGGTCCTCAGCATTTCCTTTACCTCCCAGGACCTTGGCTCAGAAGTGGAGAGAATCAG ATCGTTGTTTTTGAGGAACAAAAAGCGGATGACAAAATACTGTTTGCTGAAAATCCTGATCATGGAAAGACAATTGATGTTTACAAACTCCCCTTTTGCACATTGCTGtga
- the ilvbl gene encoding 2-hydroxyacyl-CoA lyase 2 — protein sequence MESFGTVGTVLGCSAGIAVCGLVFAAYKLGILYQLFHKTETQSPRHGGESVAEVLRAHGVKYVFTLVGGHISPILVACEKVGIRIVDTRHEATAVFAADAVARLSGTVGVAAVTAGPGLTNTVTAVKNAQMAESPLLLIGGAAGTLLQGRGALQDIDQMSLFKPLCKFCASIRTIREIVPTVRRALAIAQSGTPGPVFIEFPIDTLYPYHLVSKEFGVKNPPKGLMGKIVSWYLSNHLMNLFAGAWETRDVSPLPVDIPQATDDQVQRCIELVSRAKKPVILLGSQATLPPTPVDDIRKALEDLGIPCFLGGMSRGMLGKDSPIHIRQNRRDALKEADLVLLAGTVCDFRLSYGRVLNRRSKIIAVNRDKTQLLKNSDMFWKPTIAIQGDAGSFLVRLSKGLKGHRCPEEWPQSLKAGDVTKESVNRAKADEKTEHHLNPLNVLHRVDELMAEDSIIVADGGDFVGSAAYIMRPRGPMRWLDPGAFGTLGVGGGFALGAKLCRPESEVWIVYGDGSLGYSVAEFDTFTRHKTPVIAVVGNDACWSQISREQVPILGSNVACGLAFTDYHIVADGYGGKGYLIGREDQDRLSDIIRQAQKETQEGKAILLNVLIGKTNFREGSISV from the exons ATGGAGTCATTTGGAACCGTTGGCACAGTTCTTGGATGCTCTGCGGGCATTGCGGTGTGTGGGCTTGTGTTTGCAGCCTACAAACTTGGCATACTCTACCAGTTGTTTCACAAG actgaaacacaaagtcCACGGCATGGTGGCGAAAGTGTGGCAGAGGTCCTCCGTGCCCATGGGGTCAAGTATGTTTTCACTCTTGTTGGTGGACACATTTCGCCCATCCTGGTGGCCTGCGAGAAGGTCGGCATCCGCATCGTGGACACCAGACACGAGGCCACTGCTGTCTTCGCTGCTGATGCTGTGGCAAGACTCTCAG GCACTGTTGGTGTAGCAGCGGTAACTGCCGGCCCAGGCCTCACTAACACAGTTACAGCAGTGAAGAACGCTCAGATGGCTGAATCTCCATTGCTCCTCATAGGGGGAGCTGCTGGTACACTACTGCAG GGCAGAGGAGCGCTGCAAGATATCGACCAGATGTCTCTGTTCAAGCCGCTGTGTAAGTTCTGTGCCTCCATCAGGACTATCAGAGAGATTGTGCCTACGGTCAGGAGGGCCCTGGCCATCGCCCAGTCTGGAACTCCTGGTCCTGTTTTCATAGAGTTCCCCATCGACACACTCTACCCCTACCACCTGGTGTCCAAAGAGTTTGGGGTTAAGAACCCTCCCAAAGGCCTGATGGGAAAAATCGTCTCATG GTACCTCAGTAACCACCTCATGAACCTGTTTGCTGGAGCCTGGGAAACCAGAGATgtgtctccacttcctgttgacaTTCCACAAGCCACAGACGATCAG GTACAAAGGTGCATAGAGCTGGTGAGTCGAGCCAAGAAACCTGTTATTCTGCTGGGTAGCCAAGCAACACTACCCCCAACACCGGTCGATGACATTAG GAAGGCATTGGAGGACCTGGGCATTCCCTGCTTCCTTGGGGGCATGTCTCGTGGCATGCTGGGTAAAGACAGTCCCATCCACATCAGACAGAACAGGAGAGATGCTCTGAAGGAAGCCGACCTGGTGCTCTTAGCAG gcaCTGTGTGTGACTTCCGCCTGAGCTACGGCAGAGTTCTCAACCGACGAAGCAAAATCATCGCTGTCAACAGGGATAagacacagctgctgaaaaacTCAGATATGTTCTGGAAACCAACTATAGCAATTCAGG GTGATGCTGGTTCATTCTTAGTGCGGCTTTCTAAAGGCCTGAAGGGCCATCGCTGTCCAGAGGAATGGCCTCAGAGCCTCAAAGCAGGAGATGTAACCAAAGAAAGTGTAAACAG GGCTAAAGCTGATGAGAAGACCGAACACCACCTAAATCCACTAAATGTCCTCCACCGTGTGGATGAGCTGATGGCAGAGGACAGCATCATTGTCGCTGATGGCGGTGATTTTGTTGGAAGTGCTGCTTACATAATGAGACCAAGAGGACCTATGCGCTGGCTGGATCCAG GAGCCTTTGGGACCCTAGGAGTTGGAGGAGGATTTGCCCTGGGGGCAAAACTGTGCCGACCTGAATCTGAG gtgtGGATAGTGTATGGTGACGGCTCCTTAGGATACAGTGTTGCAGAGTTCGACACGTTCACCAGACACAAG ACACCAGTTATAGCTGTGGTGGGAAATGATGCATGTTGGAGTCAGATCTCCAGAGAGCAGGTTCCCATCCTTGGCAGCAATGTGGCGTGTGGCCTTGCATTTACAG ATTATCACATAGTGGCAGATGGTTACGGTGGTAAGGGCTACCTTATAGGGCGTGAGGACCAGGACAGGCTAAGCGACATCATCAGACAGGCTCAAAAGGAGACCCAGGAGGGCAAGGCTATACTTCTCAATGTTCTGATAGGGAAGACCAACTTTAGAGAGGGCTCTATCTCTGTTTAG